The Cellulomonas sp. P24 genome contains a region encoding:
- a CDS encoding helix-turn-helix transcriptional regulator encodes MPDDGSPPSPPTLPAGGVLALAPAAALFHSLSDPTRLAVLQHLTHGEHRVRDLTEHIGLAQSTVSAHLACLKECGLVDSRPQGRASMFFLTTAPELLDVLAAAERLLDATGHAVELCPTYGLGRTGGQTSMAAATHEESVR; translated from the coding sequence ATGCCGGACGACGGATCCCCACCAAGTCCACCGACCCTTCCTGCGGGCGGAGTGCTGGCGCTGGCACCGGCCGCTGCGCTGTTCCATTCCTTGTCCGACCCGACGCGTCTGGCCGTCCTGCAGCATCTGACCCACGGTGAGCACCGGGTGCGGGACCTGACCGAGCATATCGGTCTCGCGCAGAGCACGGTGAGCGCGCACCTCGCATGCCTGAAGGAGTGTGGTCTGGTCGACTCGCGCCCGCAGGGTCGGGCGTCGATGTTCTTCCTGACAACAGCCCCGGAGCTTCTCGACGTCCTCGCGGCGGCCGAGCGGCTGCTGGACGCGACCGGGCACGCGGTCGAGCTGTGCCCCACCTACGGTCTGGGCCGAACCGGCGGCCAGACATCGATGGCCGCGGCCACGCACGAGGAGAGCGTCCGATGA
- a CDS encoding response regulator transcription factor: MPRVRALVVDDEPALVRVVAAYLEREGFDVTTAAEGHEALRLAREITPDVVVLDWMMPGIDGIEVCRQLRTFSDAYVIMLTARTEEIDTLVGLSVGADDYMSKPFSARVLVARIRSMMRRPRTAPAVAGTAAPADAEPLRRFGDLAIDPEAREVWLGDKLVALTPIEFDLLEVLSSRPGMAFSRARLIERVWGPSWFGDERIVDIHLGHVRHKLGDDVAAPRYVRTVRGVGYRIGLG, encoded by the coding sequence GTGCCACGTGTCAGGGCGTTGGTGGTCGATGACGAGCCGGCGTTGGTCCGGGTCGTGGCGGCGTATCTCGAGCGCGAAGGCTTCGACGTCACGACTGCCGCCGAAGGGCACGAGGCCCTGCGCCTCGCGCGAGAAATCACGCCCGACGTCGTCGTGCTCGACTGGATGATGCCGGGGATCGACGGGATCGAGGTCTGCCGTCAGCTGCGCACGTTCAGTGACGCGTACGTCATCATGCTCACCGCGCGCACCGAGGAGATCGACACCCTCGTCGGGCTGTCCGTCGGGGCCGACGACTACATGTCCAAACCCTTCTCCGCGCGGGTGCTCGTCGCCCGGATCCGTTCAATGATGCGCCGCCCCCGGACCGCGCCCGCCGTCGCAGGGACAGCCGCGCCCGCAGACGCTGAACCGCTGCGCCGATTCGGAGACCTGGCGATCGACCCCGAGGCCCGCGAGGTGTGGCTCGGCGACAAGCTGGTCGCTCTGACGCCGATCGAATTCGATCTCCTGGAGGTCCTGTCCTCACGTCCGGGTATGGCGTTCAGTCGCGCCCGACTGATCGAGCGGGTCTGGGGGCCGAGCTGGTTCGGTGACGAGCGAATTGTGGACATCCACCTCGGACACGTCCGCCACAAGCTGGGCGACGACGTCGCCGCACCTCGGTACGTCCGCACGGTGCGTGGCGTCGGCTACCGGATCGGACTCGGATGA
- a CDS encoding cell wall metabolism sensor histidine kinase WalK translates to MASATGSDSDEDPTSQTRPLGFVWRLAASLGLVVLSGGATLLGVALVIAPAIFQSHLRMAMGSGIEQGVQTHVNEAFANAVFVSLGVAMPVAILTAAVVTWIVARRLAGSVAAVAVAADRIARGNLDARVEAPAIGPEFTQLADSFNAMAARLAETETTRRRLIGDLAHELRTPLASLDATVEAVVDGVLPADDATMATLREQTLRLQHLVADMGAVSRAEERQLDLHPQPVDLAGLATEAVVAARARYTAAGRRLDIEAAGRAPIVQVDRQRLGETLANLLDNALRHTPAGGTVRVVVDAEPTGATLKVIDTGEGFDPSNAERLFERFYRADTSRTRTTAGSGIGLTIARAIVQAHGGTLTASSKGPGTGATFRIHFPAPSTARNREHRRSMPR, encoded by the coding sequence GTGGCGTCGGCTACCGGATCGGACTCGGATGAAGACCCCACGTCGCAGACGCGCCCCCTCGGCTTCGTCTGGCGCCTCGCGGCGTCCCTCGGGCTCGTTGTGCTCTCTGGCGGCGCGACCCTCCTGGGCGTCGCGCTGGTCATCGCGCCTGCGATCTTTCAGTCCCACCTGCGGATGGCCATGGGGTCCGGGATCGAACAGGGCGTGCAGACCCACGTCAACGAGGCATTCGCCAATGCCGTCTTCGTCTCGCTGGGCGTCGCCATGCCGGTCGCCATTCTGACCGCGGCCGTGGTCACGTGGATCGTGGCCCGACGCCTGGCAGGATCCGTGGCCGCCGTCGCGGTGGCGGCCGACCGGATCGCTCGAGGAAACCTGGATGCCCGTGTCGAGGCGCCGGCGATCGGCCCTGAGTTCACCCAGCTCGCGGACTCCTTCAACGCGATGGCCGCCCGCCTTGCCGAGACCGAGACCACGCGCCGTCGCCTGATCGGTGACCTCGCCCACGAGCTGCGCACGCCCCTGGCGTCGCTCGATGCGACAGTCGAGGCCGTCGTGGACGGCGTCCTGCCCGCCGACGATGCCACGATGGCCACGTTGAGAGAGCAGACGCTGCGACTCCAGCACCTCGTGGCCGACATGGGCGCCGTCTCACGAGCCGAAGAACGCCAGCTCGACCTGCACCCCCAGCCCGTAGACCTCGCGGGGCTCGCTACAGAAGCAGTAGTAGCGGCCCGCGCCCGGTACACCGCCGCTGGAAGGCGGCTGGACATCGAGGCCGCCGGCCGCGCGCCGATCGTCCAGGTCGACCGCCAAAGGCTCGGCGAAACCCTCGCGAACCTGCTCGACAACGCGCTTCGCCACACACCCGCTGGTGGCACGGTGCGCGTGGTCGTCGACGCAGAACCCACCGGCGCCACGCTGAAGGTCATCGACACGGGCGAAGGGTTCGACCCTTCGAACGCCGAACGGCTCTTCGAGAGGTTCTACCGGGCCGACACGTCCCGAACTCGTACCACGGCGGGCAGCGGCATCGGCCTGACGATCGCGCGCGCGATCGTCCAAGCCCATGGTGGAACCCTGACCGCCTCGAGCAAAGGCCCAGGAACTGGCGCCACCTTCCGGATTCACTTCCCCGCGCCCTCAACCGCCCGCAATCGCGAGCACCGCAGGTCAATGCCTCGCTGA
- a CDS encoding cation-translocating P-type ATPase: MSDACCADQTAAAEVDDNDVTSIWGVREIRAGLVAGTLLLAAFLLGLGGQDGWALGLNVAALMVGASTFVPETMQKLARGKIGVGTLMTIAAVGAVILGEFAEAATLAFLYSLSEGLEEYSLAKTRGGLRALLSLVPDKATVRRAGIERVIDPADLAVGDTMLVKPGERLATDGAIRVGRTTLDVSAITGESIPVEAGPGTPVYAGSINGTGALEVEVTTTSENNSLARIVHIVEAEQSRKGATQRLADRVAKPLVPAIMIVATLIAVIGSLLGDPGLWIQRALVVLVAASPCALAISVPVSVVSAIGAASRFGVLIKGGAALEALGAIRIIALDKTGTLTANTPTVVAVATTAGHTREHVLAVAAALEARSEHPLARAILSAVDTVPDAADVQAVPGAGLIGNVEGRPVRLGRPGWITAGYLVHQVQQMQEAGATAVLVEEDGTVVGAIAVRDELRPEAHAVVAELHRQGYTVTMLTGDNAATAHAVAAQAGITDVHAELRPEDKSTLVAALRTKTPTAMVGDGVNDAPALATADLGIAMGAMGSDVALETADVALMGTDLRALPQAFAHARRARRIMLQNVGLSLTLIAILIPLAVAGVLGLAAVVLIHELAEVVVIANGVRAGRTTNLHTTSPATSTSSPQQAMAR, encoded by the coding sequence ATGAGCGACGCCTGCTGCGCCGATCAGACCGCCGCCGCGGAGGTCGACGACAACGACGTCACCAGCATCTGGGGTGTCAGGGAGATCCGCGCCGGTCTCGTCGCGGGCACACTCCTGTTGGCCGCCTTCCTGCTCGGGCTGGGCGGTCAGGACGGGTGGGCGCTGGGACTGAACGTCGCCGCCCTGATGGTCGGGGCGAGCACCTTCGTACCAGAGACCATGCAGAAGCTGGCCCGGGGCAAGATCGGCGTCGGCACCCTGATGACGATCGCCGCCGTCGGAGCAGTGATCCTCGGTGAGTTCGCCGAAGCCGCCACGCTCGCCTTCCTGTACTCCCTGAGCGAGGGCCTGGAGGAGTACTCCCTGGCCAAGACCCGCGGCGGCCTGCGCGCCCTGCTGTCCCTGGTACCCGACAAGGCCACGGTTCGACGGGCCGGGATCGAGCGGGTCATCGACCCGGCCGACCTCGCTGTAGGCGACACGATGCTCGTCAAGCCCGGGGAACGGCTCGCCACCGACGGCGCCATCCGCGTCGGTCGCACCACCCTGGACGTCTCGGCCATCACCGGTGAGTCGATCCCCGTCGAGGCAGGACCCGGCACCCCGGTGTACGCGGGATCCATCAACGGCACCGGAGCTCTCGAGGTCGAGGTCACCACCACCTCCGAGAACAACTCCCTGGCCCGCATCGTGCACATCGTCGAGGCCGAGCAGTCGCGCAAGGGCGCCACCCAGCGCCTCGCCGACCGGGTCGCCAAGCCCCTCGTGCCCGCCATCATGATCGTCGCCACCCTCATCGCGGTCATCGGCTCCCTGCTCGGGGACCCGGGACTATGGATCCAACGGGCGCTGGTCGTGCTGGTAGCCGCGTCCCCGTGCGCCCTGGCCATCTCGGTGCCGGTCTCGGTCGTCTCCGCCATCGGGGCCGCCAGCCGATTCGGTGTGCTGATCAAGGGCGGCGCCGCCCTCGAGGCGCTCGGCGCCATCCGCATCATCGCCCTGGACAAGACCGGCACCCTGACAGCCAACACCCCCACCGTCGTCGCCGTCGCCACCACCGCGGGCCACACCCGCGAGCACGTCCTCGCCGTCGCGGCCGCCCTTGAGGCGCGCAGCGAGCACCCCCTTGCCCGGGCGATCCTCTCCGCTGTCGACACGGTGCCCGACGCCGCTGACGTCCAGGCGGTCCCCGGCGCCGGCCTGATCGGCAACGTCGAGGGCCGGCCGGTACGGCTGGGCCGACCCGGCTGGATCACCGCCGGGTACCTGGTCCACCAGGTGCAGCAGATGCAGGAAGCCGGGGCCACCGCCGTCCTCGTCGAGGAAGACGGGACGGTCGTCGGCGCGATCGCGGTCCGCGACGAGCTGCGTCCCGAAGCGCACGCGGTTGTCGCCGAGCTGCACCGCCAGGGCTACACCGTCACGATGCTCACCGGCGACAACGCCGCAACGGCCCACGCCGTGGCCGCCCAGGCCGGCATCACCGACGTCCACGCCGAACTGCGCCCAGAGGACAAGTCCACCCTGGTCGCCGCACTGCGCACGAAGACCCCCACAGCGATGGTCGGTGACGGCGTCAACGACGCCCCCGCCCTGGCCACCGCCGACCTCGGCATCGCGATGGGCGCCATGGGCTCCGACGTCGCACTGGAGACCGCAGACGTCGCCCTGATGGGCACGGACCTGCGCGCCCTGCCCCAAGCATTCGCCCACGCCCGGCGGGCCCGGCGCATCATGCTCCAGAACGTCGGGCTGTCGCTCACCCTGATCGCGATCCTGATCCCGCTGGCGGTGGCCGGGGTGCTCGGGCTGGCCGCCGTCGTCCTGATCCACGAACTCGCCGAGGTCGTCGTCATCGCCAACGGCGTGCGCGCAGGACGCACCACGAACCTGCACACCACCAGTCCCGCGACCAGCACGTCCAGTCCGCAGCAGGCCATGGCCCGATAG
- a CDS encoding metalloregulator ArsR/SmtB family transcription factor has product MEDLASVFGLLGDPARLRLLITLLEGGEVCVHDLATVTGQSESGVSHALRLLRAHRVVVVRRSGRSGFYRLADGHVRILLDVALAHLGHAPAARAVRTDEPSSAAAEIREALA; this is encoded by the coding sequence GTGGAGGACCTGGCGTCGGTCTTTGGGCTGTTGGGTGACCCCGCTCGGCTGCGGCTGCTGATCACGCTTCTAGAGGGCGGCGAGGTGTGCGTGCATGACCTGGCGACAGTGACCGGCCAAAGTGAGTCGGGGGTCAGTCACGCTCTGCGGCTGCTCCGTGCGCACCGGGTCGTGGTCGTGCGGCGCAGCGGGCGATCGGGCTTCTACCGGCTGGCGGATGGGCACGTCCGCATCCTGCTGGACGTCGCCTTGGCCCACCTCGGGCATGCGCCCGCGGCACGGGCCGTCCGGACCGACGAGCCCTCGTCGGCCGCCGCCGAGATCAGAGAGGCTCTCGCGTGA
- a CDS encoding cation diffusion facilitator family transporter, whose translation MTTDHTTDNDPCDDTTSPTSGDGHAHGPRIGSAGSRHQRPLAIAFALTASYAIVEVVAGLTTGSLALISDAAHMGTDVLGLGMALAAIQLAKRPAAGGRTYGTYRLEVLAAVINGLLLFGVGFYVLYEAVQRFRNPPEVAGMPMLVVASIGLVVNIISFRLLTAGSKESLNVKGAYLEVLSDMLGSVGVIVGAIIITVTGFRYVDTIVAVGIGLLILPRTWNLMRQALRILMEVAPPGIDINAATAELAALPGVREVHDLHIWTLTSGMEAATVHIVVEDDATWHRVLDGTRRILTEKYAVTHPTIQLEPADHVEAPVGF comes from the coding sequence ATGACAACCGACCACACCACGGACAACGACCCGTGCGATGACACCACTTCGCCCACCAGCGGCGACGGACACGCGCACGGCCCGCGGATCGGCAGCGCAGGCTCCCGGCACCAGCGACCACTGGCCATCGCCTTCGCCCTGACCGCGAGCTATGCCATCGTGGAGGTCGTCGCCGGCCTCACCACGGGGTCGCTCGCCCTGATCAGCGACGCCGCGCACATGGGGACCGACGTCCTGGGCCTCGGGATGGCGTTGGCCGCGATCCAGCTGGCGAAGCGCCCAGCAGCCGGCGGGCGGACCTACGGCACCTACCGACTCGAGGTCCTTGCCGCCGTGATCAACGGGCTGCTGTTGTTCGGGGTCGGGTTCTACGTGCTCTACGAAGCTGTGCAGCGCTTCCGGAATCCACCCGAGGTCGCCGGGATGCCGATGCTCGTCGTCGCCTCGATCGGCCTGGTCGTCAACATCATCTCCTTCCGGCTGCTGACGGCCGGGTCCAAGGAGAGCCTGAACGTCAAGGGCGCCTACCTGGAGGTGCTCTCCGACATGCTTGGCTCCGTCGGGGTCATCGTCGGCGCGATCATCATCACCGTGACCGGGTTCCGCTACGTCGACACGATCGTCGCGGTGGGGATCGGGCTGCTCATCCTGCCCCGCACTTGGAACCTGATGCGCCAGGCCTTGCGGATCCTCATGGAGGTCGCGCCCCCCGGCATCGACATCAACGCCGCTACCGCCGAGCTCGCAGCCCTACCTGGGGTCCGGGAGGTCCACGACCTGCACATCTGGACCCTGACCAGCGGGATGGAGGCCGCAACCGTGCACATCGTGGTCGAAGACGACGCCACCTGGCACCGCGTGCTGGACGGGACACGTCGGATCCTCACCGAGAAGTACGCCGTCACCCACCCCACCATCCAGCTCGAGCCCGCAGACCACGTCGAAGCACCCGTCGGCTTCTGA
- a CDS encoding YnfA family protein encodes MLIARSVALFILAAIAEIGGAWLVWQGVREHRGLLWVGAGVIALGLYGFVATLQADANFGRILAAYGGVFVAGSLTWGMVVDGFRPDRYDIIGAAVCLAGVAVIMYAPREA; translated from the coding sequence ATGCTGATCGCCAGGTCCGTCGCCCTGTTCATCCTGGCCGCGATCGCCGAGATCGGTGGCGCATGGCTCGTATGGCAGGGAGTGCGTGAACACCGCGGCCTGCTGTGGGTCGGCGCCGGGGTGATCGCGCTCGGTCTGTACGGCTTCGTCGCGACGCTGCAGGCCGACGCCAACTTCGGCCGCATCCTGGCCGCCTACGGCGGTGTGTTCGTGGCCGGTTCACTGACCTGGGGAATGGTGGTCGACGGATTTCGGCCCGACCGCTACGACATCATCGGCGCGGCTGTCTGCCTCGCTGGGGTCGCGGTCATCATGTACGCCCCCCGTGAGGCCTGA